Proteins found in one Pyrus communis chromosome 15, drPyrComm1.1, whole genome shotgun sequence genomic segment:
- the LOC137718792 gene encoding uncharacterized protein isoform X2: MAFPPAVDHHSPSPNHLHLESLPLIDLGLLSQSDLYSLSLISSSSSSSSQSHPTRRFDDDVLIPKIDRSVFNESAGSRKQTYSRLRLAPRNSQFPIPNPKSQKTIPHYHPQDSETLQIIALLKQLFPSEKGPNENDGVLVPVPVRLVQYDATPGPFVENFPAGLSIDISTKRKRGRPRKDHNAIISYPSVNADVSMKMRGGDNTPPGIVVQSSEGSRKRGRPRKDENRVVSVAKREKKVTVKEGKVKGEEAEMVMVNGNGVVVDLAVVENADGLFGEELRRRTEGMETQAQLLGFLGGLDGQWSSARKKRKIVPAGELGDVLPMHWKILLSLKRNGGLVRLFCKRYISPNGQQFVSCKEVNSYLISYFGVGNKSIPGHTGGSIQLSNKMVSGDDTNLTFEDESKANELASRSLMPVTSVSPGHEKQENFFHTENLQEFQAGEEMGMTKKVDPIKTGILQISLKIYESGQLDREASSDAVAKYESSAGFPCGKVNNDITNCFGSNNSESNSYSCEDQALKNNKIGKDLGFSEQGSAVIMTNDKLVDEPAGPGLSFAETNILDCFHDGINDGYKASVSSVDLPNVDTDTALNGTQKEQRSENIDNNQLTSTEENTKFDDADDRGNVRSISGISESCIGPQNVCTNVVQQSTSEACSLLPSIIQSLQKRGSERGLCSTTVEKTCDVRDDYNSESLYTSYGPKFDNIDLSGNDDKAISLSSDHAMPNVGAVEINEHVRSTGSCSSGPGLDGQSCIALSNAKNPSCIVEELWQEKSFQSNVSVPFVKPGRGSSETGMIYPSGYAHNVNSTNSSSIEESKHEDSKRSWNNEVMLSFSSSYAGSVANSMANTLHERSSGGPSLVHSGNSQTFSTGNKLTGIFSSSVSDDKLSRGSVDGSIHPNGEEQIPGIEHNINRVYGSIMWEQPNTENAEKSRNNEPLNHSQPSGDVMAEFMWRSDEQNVQQSGLVDTPFELMQSSGYYPNSGLLSDKGANGALSVNEKRDNMSGLEGLKLGQFDYNFPTVQATSRTKESKVLSYDGEMEQGFSSSDWLEKESLPSMPNNASRYEINTCVWCRNEFHHEVCERTQPGSVGLMCATCQANFSGNFL, translated from the exons ATGGCCTTCCCGCCCGCCGTCGACCACCACAGCCCTAGCCCTAACCACCTCCACCTTGAATCCCTCCCTCTTATTGACCTCGGCCTCCTCTCTCAATCAGACctctactctctctccctcatctcctcctcctcctcctcctcctcccaatCCCACCCCACCCGCCGCTTTGACGATGACGTATTGATCCCCAAAATCGACCGTTCCGTCTTCAATGAATCCGCCGGCAGCCGCAAGCAGACCTACTCCCGCCTCCGCCTCGCTCCTCGTAACTCCCAATTCCCAATCCCAAACCCCAAATCGCAGAAAACGATTCCCCATTACCACCCCCAAGACTCCGAAACCCTCCAGATTATCGCTCTCTTGAAACAGCTTTTTCCCTCAGAAAAAGGCCCAAACGAAAACGATGGCGTACTCGTCCCTGTCCCCGTCCGCCTCGTCCAATATGACGCCACGCCCGGCCCCTTCGTGGAAAACTTCCCGGCTGGACTCTCCATCGATATCAgtacgaagaggaagagaggccGCCCGCGTAAGGATCACAATGCCATTATATCTTACCCGAGCGTCAACGCTGATGTTTCGATGAAGATGCGTGGCGGTGACAATACGCCGCCCGGGATTGTTGTTCAGAGCAGTGAGGGCAGCCGGAAGCGAGGCCGGCCGCGGAAAGATGAGAACAGAGTGGTTTCGGTGGCTAAGCGTGAGAAGAAAGTGACGGTCAAGGAAGGGAAAGTGAAGGGGGAGGAGGCTGAGATGGTGATGGTGAACGGAAATGGAGTTGTTGTGGACTTGGCTGTGGTAGAGAATGCGGACGGTTTGTTTGGGGAGGAGTTGAGAAGGAGGACGGAGGGGATGGAGACCCAGGCGCAGTTGTTAGGGTTTCTGGGAGGGTTGGACGGGCAGTGGTCGAGCGctaggaagaagaggaagattgtGCCTGCGGGTGAGCTTGGTGACGTGTTGCCGATGCATTGGAAGATTTTGCTATCTCTCAAGAGGAATGGAGGGCTAGTTCGACTCTTCTGTAAACGATACATAAG CCCTAATGGGCAGCAGTTTGTGTCGTGCAAGGAAGTTAATTCATACTTGATCTCTTATTTTGGAGTTGGAAACAAGTCAATTCCTGGTCATACTGGTGGCAGTATACAGCTTTCTAATAAAATGGTTTCTGGAGAT GATACAAATCTTACCTTTGAAGATGAGAGCAAGGCTAATGAGCTTGCTAGCCGCTCGCTAATGCCTGTTACTTCAGTATCACCTGGTCATGAGAAACAAGAAAACTTCTTTCATACAGAAAATTTACAGGAATTTCAAGCAGGAGAAGAAATGGGCATGACTAAGAAGGTTGACCCGATAAAGACTGGTATTCTGCAGATATCTTTGAAGATTTATGAGTCAGGTCAACTAGACAGGGAAGCATCTTCTGATGCAGTAGCCAAATACGAATCGAGTGCTGGTTTTCCTTGTGGTAAAGTGAACAATGATATCACAAATTGTTTTGGATCGAACAATAGTGAATCTAATTCATATTCTTGTGAGGATCAAGCTTTGAAGAATAATAAAATTGGTAAGGATTTGGGATTTTCTGAGCAGGGTAGTGCAGTTATTATGACAAATGATAAGTTGGTGGATGAGCCTGCTGGTCCTGGTCTCAGCTTTGCTGAAACAAATATTTTGGACTGCTTTCATGATGGAATAAATGATGGTTATAAGGCTTCTGTGAGTTCAGTTGATTTGCCCAATGTAGACACTGATACTGCTTTAAATGGTACACAAAAAGAACAGAGGTCTGAGAATATTGATAACAACCAATTAACTAGCACAgaagaaaatacaaaatttgaTGATGCGGATGATCGTGGGAATGTCAGGTCGATATCTGGTATTAGTGAGAGTTGCATTGGACCCCAGAATGTTTGTACTAATGTCGTGCAGCAAAGTACTTCTGAAGCCTGCTCGCTTCTTCCTTCAATCATACAGTCTCTACAGAAAAGAGGCTCTGAAAGAGGTTTATGTAGTACTACTGTTGAGAAAACATGTGACGTCAGGGATGATTACAATAGTGAGTCACTCTACACATCTTATGGACCCAAGTTTGATAATATTGATCTATCTGGGAATGACGACAAGGCAATCAGTTTAAGCAGCGACCATGCCATGCCGAATGTGGGTGCAGTGGAAATCAATGAGCATGTTAGAAGTACTGGGAGCTGTTCAAGCGGTCCAGGTCTGGATGGACAAAGTTGTATTGCATTAAGTAATGCAAAGAATCCTAGTTGCATAGTGGAGGAACTCTGGCAGGAAAAGAGTTTTCAAAGCAATGTGTCTGTTCCATTTGTTAAACCGGGCAGGGGTTCTTCTGAAACTGGTATGATTTACCCCTCTGGCTATGCACACAATGTGAATAGCACAAACTCAAGCTCAATAGAAGAATCAAAACATGAGGATTCTAAAAGGTCTTGGAATAACGAGGTAATGCTTTCTTTTAGCAGCAGTTACGCTGGATCAGTTGCCAATTCTATGGCAAACACTCTGCATGAAAGGAGTTCTGGAGGACCTTCCCTTGTTCATTCAGGGAATAGTCAAACATTTTCCACTGGAAATAAATTAACTGGCATTTTCAGTAGCTCGGTATCGGATGATAAGCTCAGTAGAGGTTCTGTTGATGGTTCAATACATCCAAATGGTGAAGAACAAATCCCTGGGATAGAACATAATATAAACAGGGTTTATGGCAGCATAATGTGGGAGCAGCCTAACACTGAGAATGCAGAAAAGTCCAGGAACAATGAGCCCCTAAATCATTCCCAACCTTCTGGGGATGTCATGGCTGAATTTATGTGGAGAAGTGATGAGCAAAATGTTCAGCAGAGTGGACTGGTTGATACACCATTTGAACTCATGCAATCATCTGGCTACTATCCGAACAGTGGTCTGTTGTCTGACAAG GGTGCAAATGGAGCTTTAAGTGTAAATGAAAAGCGTGACAACATGTCAGGTTTGGAAGGATTGAAACTGGGTCAGTTTGATTACAATTTCCCAACAGTGCAAGCAACCTCACGTACAAAGGAATCAAAAGTGTTGTCATATGATGGAGAGATGGAACAAGGTTTCAGTTCATCGGATTGGCTTGAAAAGGAATCTTTGCCCTCAATGCCAAATAACGCAAGCAGGTATGAGATTAACACCTGTGTCTGGTGCAGAAATGAGTTTCATCATGAGGTTTGTGAACGGACACAACCTGGTTCTGTCGGTTTGATGTGTGCAACCTGCCAGGCCAATTTCTCAGGCAATTTTTTGTAG
- the LOC137718792 gene encoding uncharacterized protein isoform X1 yields the protein MAFPPAVDHHSPSPNHLHLESLPLIDLGLLSQSDLYSLSLISSSSSSSSQSHPTRRFDDDVLIPKIDRSVFNESAGSRKQTYSRLRLAPRNSQFPIPNPKSQKTIPHYHPQDSETLQIIALLKQLFPSEKGPNENDGVLVPVPVRLVQYDATPGPFVENFPAGLSIDISTKRKRGRPRKDHNAIISYPSVNADVSMKMRGGDNTPPGIVVQSSEGSRKRGRPRKDENRVVSVAKREKKVTVKEGKVKGEEAEMVMVNGNGVVVDLAVVENADGLFGEELRRRTEGMETQAQLLGFLGGLDGQWSSARKKRKIVPAGELGDVLPMHWKILLSLKRNGGLVRLFCKRYISPNGQQFVSCKEVNSYLISYFGVGNKSIPGHTGGSIQLSNKMVSGDGMQQDTNLTFEDESKANELASRSLMPVTSVSPGHEKQENFFHTENLQEFQAGEEMGMTKKVDPIKTGILQISLKIYESGQLDREASSDAVAKYESSAGFPCGKVNNDITNCFGSNNSESNSYSCEDQALKNNKIGKDLGFSEQGSAVIMTNDKLVDEPAGPGLSFAETNILDCFHDGINDGYKASVSSVDLPNVDTDTALNGTQKEQRSENIDNNQLTSTEENTKFDDADDRGNVRSISGISESCIGPQNVCTNVVQQSTSEACSLLPSIIQSLQKRGSERGLCSTTVEKTCDVRDDYNSESLYTSYGPKFDNIDLSGNDDKAISLSSDHAMPNVGAVEINEHVRSTGSCSSGPGLDGQSCIALSNAKNPSCIVEELWQEKSFQSNVSVPFVKPGRGSSETGMIYPSGYAHNVNSTNSSSIEESKHEDSKRSWNNEVMLSFSSSYAGSVANSMANTLHERSSGGPSLVHSGNSQTFSTGNKLTGIFSSSVSDDKLSRGSVDGSIHPNGEEQIPGIEHNINRVYGSIMWEQPNTENAEKSRNNEPLNHSQPSGDVMAEFMWRSDEQNVQQSGLVDTPFELMQSSGYYPNSGLLSDKGANGALSVNEKRDNMSGLEGLKLGQFDYNFPTVQATSRTKESKVLSYDGEMEQGFSSSDWLEKESLPSMPNNASRYEINTCVWCRNEFHHEVCERTQPGSVGLMCATCQANFSGNFL from the exons ATGGCCTTCCCGCCCGCCGTCGACCACCACAGCCCTAGCCCTAACCACCTCCACCTTGAATCCCTCCCTCTTATTGACCTCGGCCTCCTCTCTCAATCAGACctctactctctctccctcatctcctcctcctcctcctcctcctcccaatCCCACCCCACCCGCCGCTTTGACGATGACGTATTGATCCCCAAAATCGACCGTTCCGTCTTCAATGAATCCGCCGGCAGCCGCAAGCAGACCTACTCCCGCCTCCGCCTCGCTCCTCGTAACTCCCAATTCCCAATCCCAAACCCCAAATCGCAGAAAACGATTCCCCATTACCACCCCCAAGACTCCGAAACCCTCCAGATTATCGCTCTCTTGAAACAGCTTTTTCCCTCAGAAAAAGGCCCAAACGAAAACGATGGCGTACTCGTCCCTGTCCCCGTCCGCCTCGTCCAATATGACGCCACGCCCGGCCCCTTCGTGGAAAACTTCCCGGCTGGACTCTCCATCGATATCAgtacgaagaggaagagaggccGCCCGCGTAAGGATCACAATGCCATTATATCTTACCCGAGCGTCAACGCTGATGTTTCGATGAAGATGCGTGGCGGTGACAATACGCCGCCCGGGATTGTTGTTCAGAGCAGTGAGGGCAGCCGGAAGCGAGGCCGGCCGCGGAAAGATGAGAACAGAGTGGTTTCGGTGGCTAAGCGTGAGAAGAAAGTGACGGTCAAGGAAGGGAAAGTGAAGGGGGAGGAGGCTGAGATGGTGATGGTGAACGGAAATGGAGTTGTTGTGGACTTGGCTGTGGTAGAGAATGCGGACGGTTTGTTTGGGGAGGAGTTGAGAAGGAGGACGGAGGGGATGGAGACCCAGGCGCAGTTGTTAGGGTTTCTGGGAGGGTTGGACGGGCAGTGGTCGAGCGctaggaagaagaggaagattgtGCCTGCGGGTGAGCTTGGTGACGTGTTGCCGATGCATTGGAAGATTTTGCTATCTCTCAAGAGGAATGGAGGGCTAGTTCGACTCTTCTGTAAACGATACATAAG CCCTAATGGGCAGCAGTTTGTGTCGTGCAAGGAAGTTAATTCATACTTGATCTCTTATTTTGGAGTTGGAAACAAGTCAATTCCTGGTCATACTGGTGGCAGTATACAGCTTTCTAATAAAATGGTTTCTGGAGAT GGTATGCAACAGGATACAAATCTTACCTTTGAAGATGAGAGCAAGGCTAATGAGCTTGCTAGCCGCTCGCTAATGCCTGTTACTTCAGTATCACCTGGTCATGAGAAACAAGAAAACTTCTTTCATACAGAAAATTTACAGGAATTTCAAGCAGGAGAAGAAATGGGCATGACTAAGAAGGTTGACCCGATAAAGACTGGTATTCTGCAGATATCTTTGAAGATTTATGAGTCAGGTCAACTAGACAGGGAAGCATCTTCTGATGCAGTAGCCAAATACGAATCGAGTGCTGGTTTTCCTTGTGGTAAAGTGAACAATGATATCACAAATTGTTTTGGATCGAACAATAGTGAATCTAATTCATATTCTTGTGAGGATCAAGCTTTGAAGAATAATAAAATTGGTAAGGATTTGGGATTTTCTGAGCAGGGTAGTGCAGTTATTATGACAAATGATAAGTTGGTGGATGAGCCTGCTGGTCCTGGTCTCAGCTTTGCTGAAACAAATATTTTGGACTGCTTTCATGATGGAATAAATGATGGTTATAAGGCTTCTGTGAGTTCAGTTGATTTGCCCAATGTAGACACTGATACTGCTTTAAATGGTACACAAAAAGAACAGAGGTCTGAGAATATTGATAACAACCAATTAACTAGCACAgaagaaaatacaaaatttgaTGATGCGGATGATCGTGGGAATGTCAGGTCGATATCTGGTATTAGTGAGAGTTGCATTGGACCCCAGAATGTTTGTACTAATGTCGTGCAGCAAAGTACTTCTGAAGCCTGCTCGCTTCTTCCTTCAATCATACAGTCTCTACAGAAAAGAGGCTCTGAAAGAGGTTTATGTAGTACTACTGTTGAGAAAACATGTGACGTCAGGGATGATTACAATAGTGAGTCACTCTACACATCTTATGGACCCAAGTTTGATAATATTGATCTATCTGGGAATGACGACAAGGCAATCAGTTTAAGCAGCGACCATGCCATGCCGAATGTGGGTGCAGTGGAAATCAATGAGCATGTTAGAAGTACTGGGAGCTGTTCAAGCGGTCCAGGTCTGGATGGACAAAGTTGTATTGCATTAAGTAATGCAAAGAATCCTAGTTGCATAGTGGAGGAACTCTGGCAGGAAAAGAGTTTTCAAAGCAATGTGTCTGTTCCATTTGTTAAACCGGGCAGGGGTTCTTCTGAAACTGGTATGATTTACCCCTCTGGCTATGCACACAATGTGAATAGCACAAACTCAAGCTCAATAGAAGAATCAAAACATGAGGATTCTAAAAGGTCTTGGAATAACGAGGTAATGCTTTCTTTTAGCAGCAGTTACGCTGGATCAGTTGCCAATTCTATGGCAAACACTCTGCATGAAAGGAGTTCTGGAGGACCTTCCCTTGTTCATTCAGGGAATAGTCAAACATTTTCCACTGGAAATAAATTAACTGGCATTTTCAGTAGCTCGGTATCGGATGATAAGCTCAGTAGAGGTTCTGTTGATGGTTCAATACATCCAAATGGTGAAGAACAAATCCCTGGGATAGAACATAATATAAACAGGGTTTATGGCAGCATAATGTGGGAGCAGCCTAACACTGAGAATGCAGAAAAGTCCAGGAACAATGAGCCCCTAAATCATTCCCAACCTTCTGGGGATGTCATGGCTGAATTTATGTGGAGAAGTGATGAGCAAAATGTTCAGCAGAGTGGACTGGTTGATACACCATTTGAACTCATGCAATCATCTGGCTACTATCCGAACAGTGGTCTGTTGTCTGACAAG GGTGCAAATGGAGCTTTAAGTGTAAATGAAAAGCGTGACAACATGTCAGGTTTGGAAGGATTGAAACTGGGTCAGTTTGATTACAATTTCCCAACAGTGCAAGCAACCTCACGTACAAAGGAATCAAAAGTGTTGTCATATGATGGAGAGATGGAACAAGGTTTCAGTTCATCGGATTGGCTTGAAAAGGAATCTTTGCCCTCAATGCCAAATAACGCAAGCAGGTATGAGATTAACACCTGTGTCTGGTGCAGAAATGAGTTTCATCATGAGGTTTGTGAACGGACACAACCTGGTTCTGTCGGTTTGATGTGTGCAACCTGCCAGGCCAATTTCTCAGGCAATTTTTTGTAG